Proteins encoded together in one Streptomyces sp. NA04227 window:
- a CDS encoding peptidoglycan-binding protein, with product MRLVQREAWGAPAGSPAAHQSSTRGVKIHYLGMAYESRVHSLCDDQVRRIRAEHLANEAEGYVDIAYNALVCEHGYVYEGRGLHKRTGANGDQNLNRKDYAVCALLGSSGLTKPSDAMLHGLRDAIEWLRKYGDAGDWVGGHRDGHPTECPGARLYAWVQRGALRPGGGQDGGDGNYTVRPGDTLLAIARRLDVDWRELAKVNGLRPPYSVYVGQELHVPNKAVGQEVPPYPGREAFRLGKRHPAVTWLDKQLVRLGFDRHHDGDGYTPGSLFTEYTRRNVADLQRSRPELSGDPDGYPGPVTWELAHTLPG from the coding sequence GTGAGGCTCGTTCAGCGCGAAGCGTGGGGAGCTCCCGCGGGCTCCCCTGCCGCGCACCAGTCCTCGACCCGCGGGGTGAAAATCCACTACCTCGGGATGGCGTACGAGTCCCGGGTGCACTCGCTGTGCGACGACCAGGTACGCCGGATTCGCGCCGAGCACCTGGCGAACGAGGCCGAGGGCTATGTCGACATTGCGTACAACGCCCTCGTGTGCGAGCACGGGTACGTGTACGAAGGGCGTGGCCTGCACAAGCGGACTGGCGCGAACGGAGATCAAAATCTGAACCGCAAGGACTACGCGGTGTGTGCCCTGCTGGGGTCCAGTGGGCTCACGAAGCCGTCGGACGCGATGCTGCATGGGCTGCGGGACGCGATCGAGTGGCTGCGGAAGTACGGGGACGCCGGGGACTGGGTCGGCGGGCACCGCGACGGCCATCCGACTGAGTGCCCCGGCGCCCGTCTGTACGCGTGGGTGCAGCGCGGCGCTCTGCGGCCCGGCGGCGGCCAGGACGGCGGTGACGGCAACTACACGGTGCGGCCCGGGGACACGCTGCTGGCCATCGCGCGGCGCCTCGATGTCGACTGGCGAGAGCTGGCGAAGGTGAACGGGCTCAGACCGCCGTACTCCGTGTACGTCGGGCAGGAACTCCACGTGCCGAACAAGGCCGTTGGGCAGGAGGTGCCGCCCTATCCCGGCAGGGAGGCATTTCGGCTCGGAAAGCGGCACCCGGCGGTGACGTGGCTCGACAAGCAACTGGTGCGCTTGGGCTTCGACCGGCACCACGACGGCGACGGGTACACCCCGGGGTCGCTGTTCACCGAATACACGCGGCGGAACGTCGCCGACCTCCAGCGCTCGCGGCCCGAGCTGTCCGGTGACCCCGACGGGTATCCGGGGCCGGTGACGTGGGAGCTGGCGCACACCCTGCCCGGGTGA